One window of the Pieris rapae chromosome 13, ilPieRapa1.1, whole genome shotgun sequence genome contains the following:
- the LOC110992186 gene encoding dynein axonemal assembly factor 4 — MPILVKDFTWSQTNNAINIRIPLDPVYREAVDIFTTDKYIKAHFRPYLFEIFLLNEVNSEKSKCTLQDDLIVFDLIKKEQVDWEALEKLLTKDEKAKLRAEMLAECQEKAKKESEERAIRKSQLNRFTVQQAMEIDTKQHTLMDSRRDEERNKAMNELEKWRSKTGTETYDLHSMDAITDTNSTSSVKIVELPNDEPEIKTKISKRKTVIKTPVKTPVRSEYVEKKKQEIGNRVLPNLRQSGLVEIKHTPRTFPTPSRESTAQEEEAWLRNITHARRATGFVSEDLRPEEQDPQWCKEKGDEFFRTGNFLGAISAYTHGITLSDKLPSLYSNRAATHFALGNFNKCVTDCSTALDLMKPACEGNRRSRAKCIARRAAGLARIGLLNKAIDEMKAAAKLLPDDENIKKDIYDMERAWEQNPDSE; from the exons ATGCCTATTTTAGTTAAAGACTTCACTTGGTCTCAAACTAATAATGCAATAAACATAAGAATTCCCTTGGATCCAGTATATCGTGAGGCAGTAGATATTTTTACAACTGATAAGTATATTAAAGCACATTTTAGACCATAcctatttgaaatttttctgCTAAATGAGGTAAACAGCGAGAAAAGTAAATGCACACTGCAAGATGATTTAATCGTATTTGACCTAATAAAGAAAGAACAGGTGGATTGGGAAGCCTTAGAAAAATTACTAACCAAAGATGAAAAAGCCAAACTGAGAGCAGAGATGCTCGCTGAATGCCAAGAAAAGGCTAAGAAAGAATCTGAAGAGAGAGCTATAAGAAAAAGTCAGTTAAATAGATTTACTGTACAACAAGCCATGGAAATCGATACTAAGCAACATACACTTATGGATTCTAGGAGAGATGAAGAACGTAATAAAGCTATGAATGAGTTGGAAAAATGGCGATCGAAGACGGGTACAGAAACATATGATTTACATAGTATGGATGCTATAACTGATACAAATAGTACTTCTAGTGTGAAGATAGTAGAGTTACCTAACGATGAGCcagaaataaaaacgaaaatatcGAAAAGGAAAACTGTAATTAAGACACCGGTAAAAACGCCTGTTAGGTCAGAGTATGTTGAAAAAAAGAAGCAGGAAATAGGTAATCGAGTTCTACCAAACTTACGGCAAAGTGGTCTAGTGGAGATTAAGCACACACCAAGGACTTTCCCAACTCCTAGTAGAGAGTCAACGGCACAGGAAGAGGAGGCTTGGTTAAGAAATATTACACACGCTAGACGAGCTACGG GGTTTGTATCCGAAGATTTGCGTCCCGAAGAACAGGACCCTCAATGGTGCAAGGAAAAGGGGGACGAGTTTTTCAGAACCGGCAACTTTCTAGGAGCTATAAGTGCATATACACACGGCATCACATTATCTGATAAACTACCTAGTTTGTACTCAAATAGAGCAGCTACACATTTTGCGTTaggcaattttaataaatgc GTGACCGATTGTTCTACTGCTTTAGACCTGATGAAGCCGGCCTGCGAGGGTAATAGAAGGAGTAGGGCAAAATGTATTGCACGTCGCGCTGCAGGGCTAGCACGAATAGGTCTTCTGAACAAAGCTATTGATGAAATGAAAGCTGCGGCAAAACTACTACCGGatgatgaaaatataaaaaaagatatttatgaCATGGAGAGAGCTTGGGAACAAAATCCTGATTCAGAGTGA
- the LOC110992118 gene encoding phosphotriesterase-related protein, protein MNGKVQTVLGDVDSSVLGRTLTHEHLAMEFSHFYKDPPKQIAEKFKFGFTLQNVGFLRQYPYSSKTNLLLNDSLAKEAVLNDVIAYKKYGGGTVVENTTVGIKRDIDFYKRVSETTNVHIVAGTGHYIADVQDTKVIALKIEDLYNHMLKELTEGCVDYPSVKAGVMGEIASVWPIKEFERKAIKAAGELQSQLGCGVSFHPHRDPEAPFEIIRLYTEAGGRVEKAVMSHLDRTLLDFEKLFEFSQLGGYCQFDLFGVEVSHYQLNIATDMPSDAQRLNMIKRLVDEGKEDKVLMSHDIHTKHRLMDFGGHGYSHIINNILPRMKAKEFTDEQIDKITIQNPAKWLSF, encoded by the exons atgaatGGAAAAGTTCAAACAG ttttagGAGATGTGGACTCAAGTGTTCTTGGACGTACCCTGACACATGAACATCTGGCTATGGAATTCAGCCATTTCTACAAAGATCCTCCAAAACAAATAGCAGAGAAGTTCAAGTTTGGTTTTACTCTGCAAAATGTTGGGTTTTTGAGACAGTACCCATATAGttcaaaaactaatttattattaaatgattcatTAGCAAAGGAAGCTGTCCTTAATGATGTCATAGCATACAAAAAGTATGGTGGag gAACTGTAGTAGAAAATACTACAGTTGGAATTAAAAGAGACATAGATTTTTACAAACGAGTGTCAGAGACAACCAATGTCCACATAGTGGCTGGAACAGGTCATTACATAGCAGATGTCCAAGATACCAAAGTGATAGCCTTAAAAATCgaagatttatataatcacATGCTAAAAGAGCTAACTGAAGGATGTGTAGATTATCCCTCAGTTAAAGCTGGTGTTATGGGGGAAATAGCAAGTGTTTGGCCTATTAAAG AATTTGAACGAAAAGCCATTAAAGCTGCGGGCGAATTACAATCTCAGCTTGGATGCGGAGTCAGTTTTCATCCTCACCGTGATCCTGAAGCACCTTTTGAAATCATAAGACTTTACACAGAAGCTGGTGGAAGAGTGGAAAAGGCTGTCATGTCGCATTTAGATA GAACACTTCTAGACTTCGAAAAACTTTTCGAGTTTTCTCAACTGGGCGGATATTGTCAATTTGATCTATTTGGAGTTGAAGTATCCCACTACCAGCTCAACATTGCTACTGACATGCCATCGGACGCACAAAGGCTAAACATGATCAAACGTTTAGTTGATGAAGGGAAGGAAGATAAGGTTTTAATGTCGCACGATATTCATACTAAACATAGATTG ATGGACTTTGGTGGACATGGCTATTcccacataataaataatatactccCGCGAATGAAAGCTAAGGAATTCACCGATGaacaaatagataaaataactatacaaAACCCTGCAAAATGGTTAAGTTTTTAA
- the LOC110992449 gene encoding zinc finger CCCH domain-containing protein 15 homolog has translation MPPKKAPASSKKTEQKKKEKVIEDKTFGLKNKKGAKQQKFIQQVEKQVKSGGIHPAKPMEDKKKDKEQKLKEQKELAALFKPVQTQKVEKGIDPKSVVCAFFKQGQCAKGDRCKFSHDLTIERRAEKRSLYVDMRDDDDNMDNWDEEKLKEVVEKKHGEGDKQRPTTDIICRHFLEAVERSKYGWFWECPAGTKCIYRHALPPGFVLKRDKKKMEEKKNEISLVDLIEKERAALGPNQTKITLETFLAWKKKKIKEKQEALNMAEEQRRSDYKAGRAVGISGREMFSFDPTMADDAEDGDEAFDLGKFNSEEEEKEVDYRNIELELIGMEACEVDDSGTKATTDRLEKLGEGLENGETPEDAEAAEVPINENLFLAEDLDEELENLDLDD, from the exons ATGCCGCCTAAGAAAGCACCTGCGTCTAGTAAGAAGACGGAGCAGAAGAAGAAGGAGAAAGTGATTGAG GATAAAACTTTTGGCTTAAAGAACAAAAAGGGAGCAAAACAGCAGAAATTTATTCAGCAAGTAGAAAAACAGGTAAAGAGTGGAGGGATACATCCTGCTAAGCCTATGGAAGACAAGAAGAAGGATAAAGAACAAAAATTAAAGGAACAAAAAGAATTGGCTGCATTGTTTAAACCAGTTCAAACACAGAAGGTTGAAAAAG GAATTGACCCAAAATCTGTAGTTTGTGCCTTCTTCAAGCAGGGCCAATGTGCAAAAGGAGATCGTTGTAAATTCTCACATGACTTAACAATTGAACGGAGG GCAGAAAAACGTTCACTCTATGTGGACATGAGGGATGATGATGACAACATGGACAATTGGGATGAAGAGAAGTTGAAAGAAGTGGTTGAAAAGAAACATGGAGAAGGAGATAAACAAAGGCCTACCACAGATATT ATATGTAGACACTTCCTGGAAGCTGTGGAGAGATCGAAATATGGTTGGTTTTGGGAGTGTCCTGCTGGAACTAAATGCATTTATAGGCATGCCTTACCACCTGGGTTTGTTCTTAAAAGGGACAAGAAAAaaatggaagagaagaaaaATGAGATTTCTCTTGtagatttaatagaaaaagagAGAGCTGCACTGGGGCCAAACCAAACTAAAATTACTCTAGAGACATTCTTGGCAtggaagaagaagaaaatcaaagaGAAGCAG gaGGCCCTTAATATGGCAGAAGAACAGCGTCGTAGTGACTACAAAGCTGGTCGCGCTGTTGGTATATCTGGTCGAGAGATGTTCTCCTTTGACCCAACAATGGCAGATGATGCAGAGGATGGAGATGAAGCCTTTGACCTTGGCAAATTTAACTCGGAGGAGGAAGAAAAAGAAGTTGATTATCGTAATATTGAGCTGGAACTTATTGGAATGGAAGCATGCGAG gTCGACGATAGTGGAACTAAGGCGACAACGGACCGGTTAGAGAAGCTTGGTGAAGGGCTGGAAAATGGTGAGACACCAGAAGATGCAGAAGCTGCAGAAGTTCCTATCAATGAAAACCTCTTCCTGGCTGAAGATCTTGATGAGGAATTGGAAAATTTAGACCTTGATGATTAG